Proteins co-encoded in one Arachis hypogaea cultivar Tifrunner chromosome 13, arahy.Tifrunner.gnm2.J5K5, whole genome shotgun sequence genomic window:
- the LOC112734938 gene encoding pyruvate kinase 1, cytosolic-like: MYHCTHHVISIWGVKNKIDFLSLSYTRHAEDVRQGLTHFDEILREPDGIILSRGNLGIDLPPEKVFLFRKSALYKCNMAGKPVVLPRVVDSMTDNLRPTRAEATDVANAVLDGSDAILLGVETLRGLYPIETISTFGRICSEAEKVFNQDLYWQCYRKISSIPDSMLLLLLII; encoded by the exons ATGTATCATTGCACACATCAT GTTATTAGCATCTGGGGAGTCAAAAACAAAATTGATTTTCTGTCACTTTCATATACTCGTCATGCCGAAGATGTTCGCCAG GGCCTGACCCATTTTGATGAGATTCTACGAGAACCTGATGGTATTATCCTATCTCGTGGTAATTTGGGCATTGATCTTCCACCAGAGAAG GTGTTCTTATTTCGAAAATCTGCCCTATACAAGTGTAATATGGCTGGAAAACCTGTTGTACTTCCACGTGTTGTGGATAGTATGACTGACAACTTAAGACCCACTCGTGCTGAAGCTACTGATGTTGCCAATGCTGTTTTGGATG GCAGTGATGCAATACTTCTGGGTGTTGAGACCTTGCGTGGGTTGTACCCTATTGAGACTATTTCCACTTTTGGCAGAATTTGTTCAGA GGCTGAGAAGGTTTTCAATCAAGACCTCTATTGGCAGTGTTACAGAAAGATAAGTTCAATCCCAGATTCTATGTTGCTGCTGCTACTAATAATATGA